In Nostoc sp. UHCC 0926, a single genomic region encodes these proteins:
- a CDS encoding PrsW family glutamic-type intramembrane protease produces MTGKNARHNAFLRLVSGNGAAFGSESRYSLPPSKEMVIGRDPSCQVVLDAMTYRMVSRRHAVVRPLSLSPDSKFSWVLCDLNSANGTYLNGQRLYECQELHPGDRFSLGADGPQYVFEYEFTYQTPATTVNQVTPLPSATNYHNHTQLKQPDSVSFTQLFPIISTGKDLTRKAYLIPGILTVIFVVLMFATVGQPRANQVIVASYIAFAAYYFVYQLCGKQKPWWVLMGAALGTTLILLSPLLDLFIFVFRILPRSLPLPQEPITFTELLVRMFFGAGLMEELLKALPVLAAFAIGRMLSSPWRERIGVWEPLDGILLGTASAVGFTLLETLGQYVPDITLNVAQQVGTGAAGQLAGLQLLIPRILGSVAGHMAYSGYLGYFIGLAVLKPSRSWQILSIGYLSASALHALWNATGSINALLLVVVGVLSYAFLMAAILKARALSPTRSQNFATRFLGPK; encoded by the coding sequence GGTAATTGGACGCGACCCCAGCTGCCAAGTTGTCTTGGATGCCATGACGTATCGAATGGTATCTCGTCGTCATGCAGTGGTTCGTCCCCTCTCTCTATCCCCAGATAGCAAATTCAGCTGGGTGCTTTGTGATTTAAATAGCGCTAATGGCACTTATTTGAATGGACAACGCTTGTATGAATGTCAGGAACTGCACCCAGGCGATCGCTTTTCTCTAGGTGCTGATGGTCCACAATACGTTTTTGAGTACGAGTTTACCTACCAAACCCCGGCCACAACAGTTAACCAAGTTACACCATTACCTTCGGCAACAAACTACCACAACCACACGCAATTAAAGCAGCCAGATTCTGTTAGCTTCACCCAGCTTTTTCCGATTATTTCTACTGGTAAAGATTTAACTCGTAAAGCTTACCTCATACCGGGAATACTGACCGTAATTTTTGTAGTGCTAATGTTTGCTACAGTTGGTCAGCCCCGAGCTAATCAAGTGATCGTAGCAAGTTACATCGCCTTCGCTGCCTACTATTTTGTTTACCAACTTTGCGGTAAACAGAAGCCTTGGTGGGTGCTAATGGGTGCGGCATTGGGTACAACGCTGATTTTACTCAGTCCGCTGTTGGATTTATTTATCTTTGTGTTTCGCATCCTACCTAGAAGCTTGCCCTTACCCCAAGAACCTATTACCTTCACAGAGTTGCTGGTGCGGATGTTTTTTGGGGCTGGGTTGATGGAGGAATTACTCAAGGCATTGCCTGTACTAGCGGCGTTTGCCATCGGTAGAATGTTGTCTTCACCTTGGCGGGAACGGATAGGCGTCTGGGAACCTCTAGATGGTATTCTCCTGGGAACGGCTTCTGCTGTGGGTTTCACTCTATTGGAAACTCTCGGTCAATATGTACCGGATATAACTCTAAATGTCGCGCAACAGGTGGGTACAGGCGCTGCTGGTCAACTGGCGGGTTTACAGCTGCTAATTCCGCGAATTTTAGGCTCTGTAGCCGGACACATGGCTTATAGTGGCTACCTGGGTTATTTTATCGGGTTGGCTGTCCTCAAACCCAGTAGAAGTTGGCAAATTCTTTCTATTGGTTATCTTAGTGCCTCTGCTCTCCACGCTCTGTGGAATGCTACAGGATCAATCAATGCCTTGCTGTTGGTAGTTGTAGGGGTGTTATCTTACGCCTTTTTGATGGCGGCAATTCTCAAGGCACGGGCGCTGTCACCGACGCGATCGCAAAATTTTGCTACCCGATTTCTGGGCCCAAAATAA
- a CDS encoding CHAT domain-containing protein: MPSLNLAIARLLNTGTDNFAIWVVKAPYPSGYVLRDCVWPVEVNQVWQEWQQMFAGHSRLDISPNSTSQKSNPLPIDWISPPSSQTTGPYSSRLMQYLGMNLWRWVFDGQILGSLERSRGMAMGQHTRLRFRLEIRDPDLIALPWEIMQRQPGQSAMSLSPDLLFSRTSSEVDALPYLRTDQALSILLVLGHDENLELEQEAAILQQTLADTPVGGNSQRYAPCIVNQLIQPTPQELIQELETRAYNVFFYAGHGLPDPDGGLLFLQPDMPLNGIELAQVLTRTGVKLAVFNACWGAQPAAINHQAIPASSLAEVLIRHGVPAVLGMRDEIADHESHSFIQAFTEALRSRKPIDEAVAQARQELLTLYKFNQPAWTLPVLYLHPDFDGELIKNLDEGITELPDTAIPDVDSPLPTASLRSLTSKGKTWLLPYGVTRIGRTKDNEIVIPEPSVSKRHAEIFCRNTLTDATLVRTYYLQDFSTYGTTWFLGPNGWQQILREEVPLKSGMQLKFGSARGEIWEFIIETS; this comes from the coding sequence ATGCCATCCCTGAATTTGGCGATCGCCCGTCTCTTAAACACTGGCACTGACAACTTCGCCATTTGGGTGGTCAAGGCTCCCTATCCCAGTGGCTACGTTTTACGTGACTGTGTATGGCCTGTTGAAGTCAATCAAGTCTGGCAAGAATGGCAGCAGATGTTTGCTGGTCATAGTCGCCTAGATATTTCCCCAAATTCAACATCTCAAAAGTCCAACCCATTGCCCATAGATTGGATTTCACCACCTTCAAGTCAAACCACTGGCCCCTACAGCAGTCGTCTGATGCAATACTTGGGAATGAATCTATGGCGCTGGGTATTCGACGGGCAAATTCTTGGTAGCCTGGAACGCAGTCGCGGTATGGCTATGGGTCAGCATACACGTTTGCGCTTTCGACTAGAAATTCGTGACCCGGATCTGATTGCTCTGCCTTGGGAAATTATGCAGCGTCAGCCTGGTCAATCGGCTATGTCTCTCTCCCCAGATTTGCTCTTTAGTCGCACCAGCAGTGAAGTTGATGCCTTACCGTATTTGCGAACTGACCAGGCTTTAAGTATCCTGCTGGTTTTAGGTCATGATGAAAACCTGGAACTGGAACAAGAAGCTGCTATCCTACAGCAAACTCTTGCAGATACGCCTGTGGGTGGTAATTCCCAAAGATATGCACCTTGTATAGTGAATCAACTCATACAACCAACTCCACAGGAGTTGATTCAAGAATTAGAAACCAGAGCATACAATGTTTTCTTTTACGCTGGACATGGTTTGCCAGACCCAGACGGGGGGTTACTGTTTTTGCAACCAGACATGCCCCTGAATGGGATAGAATTGGCGCAAGTATTGACCCGTACAGGTGTGAAACTAGCGGTTTTCAACGCCTGTTGGGGCGCACAACCAGCTGCTATCAATCATCAAGCTATACCTGCTAGCAGTTTAGCAGAAGTACTGATTCGTCATGGTGTGCCTGCGGTTTTGGGGATGCGCGATGAAATTGCTGACCACGAAAGCCACAGTTTTATTCAAGCCTTTACCGAAGCTTTGCGATCGCGCAAACCAATTGATGAAGCCGTAGCACAGGCTAGGCAAGAGTTATTAACATTGTATAAATTTAATCAACCTGCTTGGACTTTGCCTGTTCTCTATCTGCATCCAGATTTTGACGGCGAACTCATTAAAAATCTGGATGAAGGGATTACCGAACTACCAGACACAGCCATTCCTGATGTAGATTCCCCGCTTCCGACTGCTTCTTTGCGATCGCTCACCTCAAAAGGGAAAACCTGGCTACTGCCTTATGGAGTTACCCGCATCGGCCGCACGAAAGATAATGAGATTGTCATCCCGGAACCATCTGTATCCAAACGCCACGCCGAAATCTTCTGCCGCAATACTCTTACTGATGCTACACTGGTGCGAACTTATTACTTACAAGATTTTTCCACCTACGGGACAACCTGGTTTTTAGGACCTAATGGCTGGCAACAAATCCTCCGAGAGGAAGTCCCTTTGAAATCGGGAATGCAGTTAAAGTTTGGAAGTGCTAGAGGTGAAATCTGGGAGTTTATTATTGAAACCTCCTAG